The following are from one region of the Falco biarmicus isolate bFalBia1 chromosome 1, bFalBia1.pri, whole genome shotgun sequence genome:
- the CCDC40 gene encoding coiled-coil domain-containing protein 40, translating into MEEAPGAAAEGSEVEFVSTEWNVIRVPPHLAMEAIEAENGNNNEEEESVPLEDQAEREICGATELFVGSAEEKSPETFSDKVEFDRCPPELGDMEQPIADRGNPSLPSGAPLQASAVSVELSSCTESESAFEQLRQFTSENGDERKKKECQQHGAEEDEISRSEETVEKTELVVLDPEHPLMRRFQATLKNYLTKQIEEVSLELQELRTAVKKSKVQREELGVILYGEQQQLAHLQMELEKSRDRCSQMATARLQLEEELEGLRLTYKKMCQNRDDECKKVSAMQTQVENLALRLFYMQNMDQDMRHNILLMKRSTKKAEAEKVQAEVEKKKQDLLLDHLTRKACELQEQIVLFEAQFVAQAEDTKVIRQAVNEARMEAQAINMEKKRLMNQWNSSLARMKQRDEAYVATQELLSKYKHDLELLETDIHACRKFIRKEEEKNELLVTILNRSQSNANTTKKLIAQCLSRQEALKVECSTYSRILHETEQALSRTKMDQATHLDELLSINKDIEKATDVKEQMENEILAKLRDQMMSSKATKYFSQLTAKLHKRKTDLEVRFSKVENDMAQVILDATHTNCRLTILQKTLCELDEEVKNICDLISCRESEIAKCSLLSENKQGIISQYNKRLEMILSQQGGQEFGPLEILIHKLTKQIEEYDSEVMTLQKSWLNQQKELVKLTHEREEQIASLDMLKKQITIMQQKKVHTENEIQQETKEQKEIERHMKNMSNDLIKLNVLINKKNGSCEELQYGNIIAENEFVRSLKAAEKELVEMQDRHSQLTEEKERLLNSLLEAEHQIKLWEKKIQLTREMRAVVDSETGQGEMPAMRREIHRMQVRYGQLMKQQEKMIRDMEASVSRREAIVIRGEGQNKTDKKRIVKSDFHRKKQELKKKISETQKNAQGCSETILELESTQASLSAAFSEKQQELCRLQAECHGLDSDAECLRNKKRWNLLELVALQTRQKHLQALKEGKYVPLCRTEQALRDKQRQLQARLQTIRAIVHQVQQEHPQHHGALQWLAHCLESRLGPQEA; encoded by the exons aTGGAGGAGGCCCCCGGTGCCGCGGCAGAGGGATCCGAGGTGGAATTCGTCTCCACTGAGTGGAATGTTATCAGAGTTCCACCGCATCTTGCTATGGAG GCAATAGAAGCAGAGAATGGGAACAACAACGAAGAGGAAGAGTCCGTTCCTCTGGAAGACCAAGCAGAAAGAGAGATCTGTGGAGCTACAGAGCTGTTTGTTGGCTCTGCAGAA GAAAAATCTCCTGAGACTTTCTCAGACAAAGTAGAGTTTGACAGATGTCCTCCTGAACTGGGTGACATGGAGCAGCCGATAGCAGACAGAGGAaacccttcccttccttcaggAGCTCCTCTGCAGGCATCTGCAGTGTCAGTGGAGTTGAGCAGCTGCACAGAGTCAG AGTCTGCCTTTGAGCAACTCCGTCAGTTTACTAGTGAGAATGGTGacgaaagaaagaaaaaggagtgcCAGCAGCATGGAGCTGAGGAAGACGAAATAAGCAGAAGTGAGGAAACCGTAGAAAAAACAGAACTGGTTGTCTTGGATCCAGAACAT CCTCTGATGAGAAGATTCCAGGCTACTCTGAAGAATTACCTTACTAAGCAGATAGAAGAAGTGAGCCTAGAGCTTCAGGAACTG AGGACAGCAGTGAAGAAGAGCAAAGTACAGAGGGAAGAGCTTGGGGTGATTCTTTatggagaacagcagcagctggcccaTCTGCAGATGGAACTGGAGAAGAGCCGTGACCGCTGTTCTCAGATGGCCACAGCGCgtctgcagctggaagaggaaCTGGAAGGCCTCAGGCTTACTTATAAGAAGATGTGTCAGAACAGAGATGATGAATGCAAGAAAG tGTCTGCAATGCAGACCCAGGTTGAAAACCTCGCCTTGCGTCTCTTCTACATGCAGAATATGGACCAGGATATGCGTCATAATATTTTACTAATGAAACGGTCAACAAAGAAGGCTGAGGCAGAGAAGGTCCAGGCTGaggtggagaagaaaaaacag GATCTTCTATTGGACCACTTAACAAGAAAAGCCTGTGAACTACAAGAACAGATTGTTCTGTTTGAAGCTCAGTTTGTGGCCCAGGCAGAGGACACAAAAGTAATTCGGCAAGCGGTAAATGAG GCTCGTATGGAAGCACAGGCTATTAACATGGAGAAAAAGCGACTGATGAACCAGTGGAATAGTAGCTTGGCTAGAATGAAGCAAAGAGATGAAGCCTATGTTGCCACACAAGAGTTGCTGAG TAAGTACAAACATGACCTCGAGCTGCTAGAAACAGACATCCATGCCTGCAGAAAGTTCAtcaggaaagaggaggagaagaatgAGTTGCTTGTCACCATCCTGAACCGTTCACAGAGCAATGCCAACACAACAAAGAAACTGATTGCCCAGTGCCTTTCAAGGCAGGAGGCCTTGAAGGTTGAATGTAGCACCTATAGTCGCATTCTCCATGAGACAGAGCAGGCCCTCAGTAGGACCAAGATG GATCAAGCTACTCATCTGGATGAATTGTTATCCATCAATAAGGATATAGAGAAAGCAACTGATGTCAAAGAACAGATGGAGAATGAAATCTTGGCAAAGCTTCGGGACCAGATGATGTCCAGCAAAGCTACAAAGTACTTCTCACAGCTGACTGCAAAACTtcacaagagaaaaacagatctG GAGGTGCGTTTTTCCAAAGTTGAGAATGATATGGCCCAGGTTATTCTGGATGCAACTCATACCAACTGCAGGCTGACAATTCTCCAAAAAACACTCTGTGAGCTGGATGAGGAagtaaaaaatatctgtgatttGATCAGCTGCAGGGAAAGTGAGATTGCAAAGTGCAGTCTCCTGTCTGAGAACAAGCAAGGGATCATCAGCCAGTACAACAAAAGGTTGGAGATGATTCTTTCTCAGCAAGGG GGGCAAGAATTTGGACCATTGGAAATTTTGATCCATAAGCTGACCAAGCAGATAGAAGAATATGATTCTGAGGTGATGACATTACAGAAGTCCTGGCTCAATCAGCAGAAAGAGCTGGTCAAGTTAACACATGAACGGGAGGAACAAATAGCCTCCTTGGACATGTTAAAGAAACAGATCACAATAATGCAGCAGAAGAAGGTGCACACTGAAA ATGAAATTCAGCAGGAAactaaagaacagaaagagattGAACGTCACATGAAGAACATGTCAAATGACTTGATAAAGTTGAATGTGTTGATCAACAAGAAAAACGGCAGCTGTGAGGAGCTGCAGTATGGCAACATTATTGCAGAGAATGAGTTTGTACGCTCTCTCAAG gcagcagaaaaagaattagTTGAGATGCAGGACAGGCACAGTCAACTGactgaggagaaggaaagactCCTGAACAGCCTGTTGGAAGCAGA GCATCAAATCAAGCTATGGGAGAAAAAGATCCAGCTGACAAGAGAGATGCGTGCAGTGGTGGATTCTGAGACAGGGCAAGGCGAAATGCCAGCCATGAGAAGAGAGATTCACAGAATGCAA GTTCGCTATGGCCAGCTGatgaagcagcaggagaagatGATTCGTGATATGGAGGCATCTGTTTCTCGTAGAGAGGCGATAGTGATTCGTGGAGAGGGTCAGAACAAAACAGATAAGAAACGTATCGTGAAGAGCGACTTCCACCGCAAGAAACAGGAGCTGAAAAAGAAGATCAGTGAAACCCAGAAG AATGCTCAAGGCTGCAGTGAAACCATCCTGGAGCTGGAGAGCACCCAAGCGTCCCTTAGTGCCGCCttctcagaaaagcagcaagaactgtgcaggctgcaggcagagtgCCATGGCCTTGATTCAGATGCAGAATGTCTTCGGAACAAGAAACGATGG AACCTTTTGGAGCTTGTGGCCTTACAGACGCGCCAGAAGCATCTGCAGGCGCTGAAGGAAGGGAAGTACGTGCCCCTGTGCCGCACTGAGCAAGCCCTGAGAGACAAGCAGCGGCAGCTGCAGGCCCGGCTCCAGACGATCCGTGCCATCGTCCACCAGGTCCAGCAGGAACATCCTCAGCACCACGGGGCGCTCCAGTGGCTCGCTCACTGCTTGGAATCCCGGCTGGGCCCCCAGGAAGCCTGA